In Mytilus galloprovincialis chromosome 1, xbMytGall1.hap1.1, whole genome shotgun sequence, the following are encoded in one genomic region:
- the LOC143054682 gene encoding cholinesterase-like isoform X1, translated as MLTFLVISLALFNNVSPASQHGTNRKTIYGWIRGKVTSRVPGLKVEEYLGVPYALPPIGHFRFKRPKEPVIWHPIVLKTTKLPPACPTVDLNYIQFHKPGFKNLNEDCLYMNIYKPMTRRRKLPVLFFIHGGSNVDGMGAMFDGDILAANGQIIVVTFNYRVSVLGFYANESLGIKGNNGLMDQVLAMKWIQRNIRYFGGDPSKVTIHGHSAGAADVGAHLISPLTKGLFRNAIIHSGSPIANWFMSKCVRSGNTLVIPKECRPGTSLVPSEAFKAKIRKLVGGSPINDFFSSLLYDQDPVFASVIDGDFITDSPDKLFTCGQFHAHSVLFLTARDEGLQANPQEIEEHYKYKTIDGFIAENKDLFPDRKRKFEEDVLRVNKEWIKNNISTFPHYLHMNADLGFFAPMVKLADRISEKLKKVFMLSFQYISEHKPGPHWTGVQHGWDLFYVFGVPTIGHPNFSYTRRDARVSRDTMKLISEYVRKGFTSSDGMKMEIYNSSSKSYNKLDYVDGKTIVTNNFNFRKPRIDFWYKYLFAYDNYNCNRNYIRHG; from the exons ATGTTGACATTTTTAGTTATTAGCCTAGCATTGTTCAATAACGTTTCACCTGCCTCTCAGCATGGTACAAATCGAAAGACTATTTACGGATGGATTCGTGGAAAAGTTACCTCTCGTGTTCCAGGATTGAAAGTTGAGGAATACTTAGGGGTGCCTTATGCATTACCTCCTATTGGACACTTTCGTTTCAAG AGACCGAAGGAACCAGTCATATGGCACCCTATCGTATTAAAAACAACGAAACTGCCCCCTGCCTGCCCGACTGTTGATCTAAACTACATACAATTCCACAAACCGGGTTTCAAAAACCTCAACGAAGACTGCTTGTACATGAACATTTATAAACCTATG ACCCGACGACGAAAGCTGCCAGTGTTATTTTTTATACACGGAGGTTCCAACGTTGATGGAATGGGTGCAATGTTTGACGGGGACATATTAGCGGCTAACGGACAAATAATTGTTGTGACATTTAATTACAGAGTTAGCGTACTAG GATTTTACGCCAATGAAAGTCTTGGTATTAAGGGTAATAATGGACTGATGGATCAGGTCCTGGCAATGAAGTGGATACAGAGGAACATTAGATATTTTGGTGGAGATCCATCTAAAGTTACGATACATGGACACAGTGCAGGGGCAGCTGATGTTGGTGCACACCTAATTTCACCTCTGACTAAAG GTTTGTTTAGAAATGCCATTATTCATAGTGGCTCCCCAATTGCAAACTGGTTTATGTCAAAATGTGTAAGGTCCGGGAACACGTTGGTTATTCCAAAAGAATGTAGACCAGGAACCAGTTTAGTCCCAAGTGAGGCGTTTAAAGCAAAGATAAGAAAATTAGTTGGAGGTTCTCCAATTAATGATTTCTTCTCGTCGTTATTATATGATCAG GATCCTGTTTTTGCAAGTGTTATTGATGGCGATTTCATTACTGATAGTCCAGACAAACTGTTTACGTGTGGCCAGTTTCATGCACattcagttttgtttttaacgGCACGCGACGAAGGTCTTCAAGCCAATCCACAAG AAATCGAAgaacattataaatataaaacaattgatgGTTTTATCGCTGAAAACAAGGATTTGTTTCCTGACAGAAAACGAAAATTTGAAg AAGACGTTCTGAGAGTAAACAAGGAATGGATAAAGAACAATATTTCAACTTTTCCCCAC TATTTACACATGAATGCAGACCTTGGATTTTTTGCTCCAATGGTAAAGCTAGCAGATAGAATTTCggaaaaattaaagaaagtttTCATGCTCAGCTTTCAGTATATCTCAGAACACAAACCAGGACCACACTGGACAG GAGTACAACATGGATGGGATTTGTTTTATGTATTTGGAGTGCCTACAATTGGACACCCGAACTTCTCGTATACACGACGTGATGCAAGAGTCTCTAGGGACACGATGAAACTTATCAGTGAATATGTTCGAAAAGG ctttACCAGCTCAGATGGGATGAAAATGGAAATTTACAATTCATCTAGTAAATCATATAACAAACTGGATTATGTTGACGGGAAGACAATTGtgacaaataattttaatttcaggAAACCAAGAATAGACTTTTGGTACAAGTACCTGTTTGCCTATGATAATTATAATTGTAATAGGAATTACATTAGACATGGATGA
- the LOC143054682 gene encoding neuroligin-2-like isoform X2 — MLTFLVISLALFNNVSPASQHGTNRKTIYGWIRGKVTSRVPGLKVEEYLGVPYALPPIGHFRFKRPKEPVIWHPIVLKTTKLPPACPTVDLNYIQFHKPGFKNLNEDCLYMNIYKPMTRRRKLPVLFFIHGGSNVDGMGAMFDGDILAANGQIIVVTFNYRVSVLGFYANESLGIKGNNGLMDQVLAMKWIQRNIRYFGGDPSKVTIHGHSAGAADVGAHLISPLTKGLFRNAIIHSGSPIANWFMSKCVRSGNTLVIPKECRPGTSLVPSEAFKAKIRKLVGGSPINDFFSSLLYDQDPVFASVIDGDFITDSPDKLFTCGQFHAHSVLFLTARDEGLQANPQEIEEHYKYKTIDGFIAENKDLFPDRKRKFEEDVLRVNKEWIKNNISTFPHYLHMNADLGFFAPMVKLADRISEKLKKVFMLSFQYISEHKPGPHWTALPAQMG, encoded by the exons ATGTTGACATTTTTAGTTATTAGCCTAGCATTGTTCAATAACGTTTCACCTGCCTCTCAGCATGGTACAAATCGAAAGACTATTTACGGATGGATTCGTGGAAAAGTTACCTCTCGTGTTCCAGGATTGAAAGTTGAGGAATACTTAGGGGTGCCTTATGCATTACCTCCTATTGGACACTTTCGTTTCAAG AGACCGAAGGAACCAGTCATATGGCACCCTATCGTATTAAAAACAACGAAACTGCCCCCTGCCTGCCCGACTGTTGATCTAAACTACATACAATTCCACAAACCGGGTTTCAAAAACCTCAACGAAGACTGCTTGTACATGAACATTTATAAACCTATG ACCCGACGACGAAAGCTGCCAGTGTTATTTTTTATACACGGAGGTTCCAACGTTGATGGAATGGGTGCAATGTTTGACGGGGACATATTAGCGGCTAACGGACAAATAATTGTTGTGACATTTAATTACAGAGTTAGCGTACTAG GATTTTACGCCAATGAAAGTCTTGGTATTAAGGGTAATAATGGACTGATGGATCAGGTCCTGGCAATGAAGTGGATACAGAGGAACATTAGATATTTTGGTGGAGATCCATCTAAAGTTACGATACATGGACACAGTGCAGGGGCAGCTGATGTTGGTGCACACCTAATTTCACCTCTGACTAAAG GTTTGTTTAGAAATGCCATTATTCATAGTGGCTCCCCAATTGCAAACTGGTTTATGTCAAAATGTGTAAGGTCCGGGAACACGTTGGTTATTCCAAAAGAATGTAGACCAGGAACCAGTTTAGTCCCAAGTGAGGCGTTTAAAGCAAAGATAAGAAAATTAGTTGGAGGTTCTCCAATTAATGATTTCTTCTCGTCGTTATTATATGATCAG GATCCTGTTTTTGCAAGTGTTATTGATGGCGATTTCATTACTGATAGTCCAGACAAACTGTTTACGTGTGGCCAGTTTCATGCACattcagttttgtttttaacgGCACGCGACGAAGGTCTTCAAGCCAATCCACAAG AAATCGAAgaacattataaatataaaacaattgatgGTTTTATCGCTGAAAACAAGGATTTGTTTCCTGACAGAAAACGAAAATTTGAAg AAGACGTTCTGAGAGTAAACAAGGAATGGATAAAGAACAATATTTCAACTTTTCCCCAC TATTTACACATGAATGCAGACCTTGGATTTTTTGCTCCAATGGTAAAGCTAGCAGATAGAATTTCggaaaaattaaagaaagtttTCATGCTCAGCTTTCAGTATATCTCAGAACACAAACCAGGACCACACTGGACAG ctttACCAGCTCAGATGGGATGA
- the LOC143054682 gene encoding neuroligin-2-like isoform X3 produces MLTFLVISLALFNNVSPASQHGTNRKTIYGWIRGKVTSRVPGLKVEEYLGVPYALPPIGHFRFKRPKEPVIWHPIVLKTTKLPPACPTVDLNYIQFHKPGFKNLNEDCLYMNIYKPMTRRRKLPVLFFIHGGSNVDGMGAMFDGDILAANGQIIVVTFNYRVSVLGFYANESLGIKGNNGLMDQVLAMKWIQRNIRYFGGDPSKVTIHGHSAGAADVGAHLISPLTKGLFRNAIIHSGSPIANWFMSKCVRSGNTLVIPKECRPGTSLVPSEAFKAKIRKLVGGSPINDFFSSLLYDQDPVFASVIDGDFITDSPDKLFTCGQFHAHSVLFLTARDEGLQANPQEIEEHYKYKTIDGFIAENKDLFPDRKRKFEEYSRDVL; encoded by the exons ATGTTGACATTTTTAGTTATTAGCCTAGCATTGTTCAATAACGTTTCACCTGCCTCTCAGCATGGTACAAATCGAAAGACTATTTACGGATGGATTCGTGGAAAAGTTACCTCTCGTGTTCCAGGATTGAAAGTTGAGGAATACTTAGGGGTGCCTTATGCATTACCTCCTATTGGACACTTTCGTTTCAAG AGACCGAAGGAACCAGTCATATGGCACCCTATCGTATTAAAAACAACGAAACTGCCCCCTGCCTGCCCGACTGTTGATCTAAACTACATACAATTCCACAAACCGGGTTTCAAAAACCTCAACGAAGACTGCTTGTACATGAACATTTATAAACCTATG ACCCGACGACGAAAGCTGCCAGTGTTATTTTTTATACACGGAGGTTCCAACGTTGATGGAATGGGTGCAATGTTTGACGGGGACATATTAGCGGCTAACGGACAAATAATTGTTGTGACATTTAATTACAGAGTTAGCGTACTAG GATTTTACGCCAATGAAAGTCTTGGTATTAAGGGTAATAATGGACTGATGGATCAGGTCCTGGCAATGAAGTGGATACAGAGGAACATTAGATATTTTGGTGGAGATCCATCTAAAGTTACGATACATGGACACAGTGCAGGGGCAGCTGATGTTGGTGCACACCTAATTTCACCTCTGACTAAAG GTTTGTTTAGAAATGCCATTATTCATAGTGGCTCCCCAATTGCAAACTGGTTTATGTCAAAATGTGTAAGGTCCGGGAACACGTTGGTTATTCCAAAAGAATGTAGACCAGGAACCAGTTTAGTCCCAAGTGAGGCGTTTAAAGCAAAGATAAGAAAATTAGTTGGAGGTTCTCCAATTAATGATTTCTTCTCGTCGTTATTATATGATCAG GATCCTGTTTTTGCAAGTGTTATTGATGGCGATTTCATTACTGATAGTCCAGACAAACTGTTTACGTGTGGCCAGTTTCATGCACattcagttttgtttttaacgGCACGCGACGAAGGTCTTCAAGCCAATCCACAAG AAATCGAAgaacattataaatataaaacaattgatgGTTTTATCGCTGAAAACAAGGATTTGTTTCCTGACAGAAAACGAAAATTTGAAg aataCAGTCGAGATGTTCTTTGA